One genomic window of Pseudomonas chlororaphis subsp. piscium includes the following:
- a CDS encoding TonB-dependent receptor → MIFPARALCTHTFGLLFLSLQPLCGAAVFAAGERQHYSIDAGPLDQALSRFGVQAGINMAGSATLTEGKRSQGLQGDFSTEAGLARLLAGTGLSYQRQVDGSFELYRAGGEMVLPSQKVVGEDLEQKEVYSAPRSSLYISGEDMQRFGVISVGDVLKGQPGVQVGDSRNGGGLDVNIRGIQGQSRVAVTVDGSQQALDVYRGYAGTQQRSYIDPDLISDIAIDKGPSLTSSAIGGTVKMRTLGVEDILQDGKNIGLRLKGDLWNNGVAPASRDSHSLTEELYSEPHQSRGGLFGSKAESGSAAFAYSHEFFDVVAAYAHRNQGNYFAGKKGQDRYRTYDRYGGEEMTVATTYNAGEEVLNSSAETESFLLKTTLRPADGHSFDLGYRRYDGRIGEIMPSDIFRFGTGGIYQYPLGHTKIDTYTVRYHYLPDGNPLVDLTASLWMTDAQTSQLTSVAAPASQAYRSDRSWSRQADRRIGGDLANISHMQSDYGDFKLDLGGSFQVEDLRPQKSVATTQHDINANRMLREGERQEFSLNGKLEYKPIDSLTLWGGGRYTYYRTQDKVAHATARREERDLRYLSVSNEQSYGNMMWFPDSNGQYTDATDPRLNNGIVFKNTNYPFEGIRYNDFGATDSRVYPSEVGEVVSGYDYSGKNRNSGGAFAPAFGINLEVAPDTFVYASYTQGLRMPSLFETSQGVLQTMPGKGLKPERSSSWEIGASTLHKGLLLDNDSAAIKLAYFNNSIKNYITRYYDPSPGLMGLMRFSNTDSYKTSGLELQSHYDAGRVFADFSSTYYLKTETCDSAFAARLRASSNRYRDLSNTPDCTPGSFMGSYSNTQNPPRFSANLTSGLRFFDQALTLGGRATYSSGPTVKADENWQTGATTPQLVYREVALFDLFLNYKLKEHTQLSVSLQNLTDRYYLDPLAQSFMPAPGRTLRVGVLTKF, encoded by the coding sequence ATGATTTTCCCCGCCCGTGCCTTGTGTACCCACACCTTTGGCCTGCTTTTCCTCAGCTTGCAGCCGCTCTGCGGCGCGGCTGTGTTCGCCGCTGGCGAGCGCCAGCACTACAGCATCGACGCCGGCCCGCTGGACCAGGCGCTGTCGCGCTTCGGCGTGCAGGCGGGCATCAATATGGCGGGCAGCGCCACGCTGACGGAAGGCAAGCGCAGCCAGGGCCTGCAAGGCGATTTCAGCACCGAGGCGGGCCTGGCGCGGTTGCTGGCGGGAACCGGCTTGAGCTATCAGCGCCAGGTGGACGGCAGCTTCGAGTTGTATCGGGCGGGCGGGGAGATGGTGCTGCCATCGCAGAAAGTCGTTGGCGAAGACCTCGAACAGAAGGAGGTGTATTCGGCACCGCGATCCTCGCTGTATATCTCCGGCGAGGACATGCAGCGTTTTGGTGTGATCTCGGTCGGCGACGTGCTCAAAGGCCAGCCTGGGGTCCAGGTCGGCGACAGCCGCAATGGCGGCGGCCTGGATGTGAATATCCGCGGCATCCAGGGCCAGAGCCGGGTGGCGGTGACCGTCGACGGCTCGCAACAGGCGCTGGATGTCTATCGCGGTTATGCCGGCACCCAGCAACGCAGCTACATCGACCCGGACCTGATCAGCGACATCGCCATCGACAAGGGCCCGAGCCTGACCTCCAGCGCCATTGGCGGCACGGTGAAGATGCGCACCCTCGGCGTCGAGGACATCCTGCAGGACGGCAAGAACATCGGCCTGCGCTTGAAGGGCGATCTGTGGAACAACGGCGTGGCTCCGGCATCGCGTGACAGCCACTCGTTGACCGAGGAGCTGTACTCGGAACCGCACCAGAGCCGTGGCGGCCTGTTCGGTTCGAAGGCCGAGTCCGGCAGTGCCGCGTTCGCCTATAGCCATGAGTTCTTTGATGTGGTGGCGGCCTATGCCCACCGCAACCAGGGCAACTATTTCGCCGGCAAGAAGGGCCAGGACCGCTATCGCACCTACGACCGTTACGGCGGTGAAGAGATGACGGTGGCCACCACCTATAACGCCGGCGAGGAGGTGCTGAACTCCTCGGCGGAGACCGAATCCTTCCTGCTCAAGACCACCCTGCGCCCGGCGGACGGCCACAGCTTCGACCTGGGCTACCGCCGCTACGACGGACGCATCGGCGAGATCATGCCGTCGGACATTTTCCGTTTCGGCACCGGTGGCATCTACCAGTACCCGCTGGGCCATACCAAGATCGACACCTACACCGTGCGCTACCACTACCTGCCCGACGGCAACCCGCTGGTGGACCTGACGGCCAGCCTGTGGATGACCGACGCGCAGACCAGCCAGCTGACCTCGGTGGCAGCGCCGGCTTCGCAAGCCTATCGCTCGGATCGCAGCTGGAGCCGCCAGGCCGACCGCCGCATTGGTGGCGACCTGGCCAACATTTCGCACATGCAGAGCGACTATGGCGATTTCAAGCTGGACCTGGGCGGGTCGTTCCAGGTCGAGGACCTGCGGCCGCAAAAAAGCGTGGCCACCACCCAGCACGACATCAATGCCAACCGCATGCTGCGCGAAGGGGAGCGGCAGGAGTTCAGCCTGAACGGCAAGCTGGAGTACAAACCGATCGACAGCCTGACACTGTGGGGCGGCGGGCGTTACACCTACTACCGCACCCAGGATAAGGTCGCCCATGCGACGGCGCGCCGGGAGGAGCGCGACTTGCGTTACCTGAGCGTTTCCAACGAGCAAAGCTACGGCAACATGATGTGGTTCCCGGACTCGAACGGGCAGTACACCGACGCCACGGATCCGCGGTTGAACAACGGGATTGTCTTCAAGAACACCAACTATCCCTTCGAGGGCATTCGCTACAACGACTTCGGCGCGACCGACTCGAGGGTCTATCCGTCCGAGGTCGGCGAGGTGGTCAGCGGTTATGACTATTCTGGAAAGAACCGCAACAGCGGCGGCGCCTTCGCCCCGGCCTTCGGCATCAATCTCGAAGTGGCGCCGGACACCTTCGTCTATGCCTCCTACACCCAGGGCCTGCGCATGCCCTCGCTGTTTGAAACCAGCCAGGGTGTATTGCAGACCATGCCGGGCAAGGGCCTGAAGCCCGAGCGTTCCAGCAGTTGGGAAATCGGCGCCAGCACCCTGCACAAAGGCTTGCTGCTGGACAACGACTCGGCGGCGATCAAGCTGGCTTACTTCAACAACAGCATCAAGAACTACATCACTCGCTACTACGACCCGAGCCCGGGCCTGATGGGCCTGATGCGCTTCAGCAATACCGACAGCTACAAGACCAGCGGCCTGGAGCTGCAGTCGCACTATGACGCTGGACGGGTGTTCGCGGACTTTTCGTCCACCTACTACCTGAAGACCGAAACCTGCGACTCGGCCTTCGCCGCGCGGCTGCGGGCCAGCAGCAATCGCTATCGGGACCTGAGCAACACGCCGGACTGTACGCCGGGCAGCTTCATGGGCTCCTACTCCAACACCCAGAATCCGCCACGCTTCTCGGCGAACCTGACCTCGGGCCTGCGCTTCTTCGACCAAGCCCTGACCCTTGGCGGGCGCGCCACCTACAGCTCCGGCCCGACGGTCAAGGCCGACGAGAACTGGCAGACCGGTGCCACCACCCCGCAGCTGGTCTACCGCGAAGTGGCGCTGTTCGATCTGTTCCTCAACTACAAGTTGAAGGAACACACTCAACTCAGCGTGTCGCTGCAGAACCTGACCGACCGCTATTACCTGGACCCGCTGGCGCAGAGCTTCATGCCGGCGCCGGGGCGGACGTTGCGGGTGGGGGTGTTGACGAAGTTCTAA
- a CDS encoding MFS transporter, whose amino-acid sequence MLATLRNYPTTVNLLLSASLVLTLARAITLPYLVIYLSGNFHLSIADIGLVIGSTLIIGSLLSLYGGFLVDRMSSYRLILVCSGVFTAGFLGTFVARDLWLFYLCLVLINLAYAVIDIAVKSGFGSLLPAAGRGEVFSIKYTLTNIGYAVGPFLGAGLAGLDISLPFLLSAGLGAGFFFIYFVWGDRGLAGVEASQPSAPFLAVGRLLLRDRRLVCFTLGGLLSAVVFGQFTAYLSQYLVVTTTAETTYRIISSIVATNALTVISLQYLIGRRISQQHLSLWLAAGLAMFVLGLAGFALSTTLVFWVIAMAIFTLGEIVVFPAEYMFIDNIAPSHLRGMYYGAQNLNNLGAALGPVLCGMVLAAQPAHYIFYMLMLFIIAGGMLYFLGAALAGTAAAGRGD is encoded by the coding sequence ATGCTGGCCACGCTAAGAAACTATCCGACGACGGTAAACCTGCTGCTTTCAGCGTCCCTGGTCCTGACCCTCGCCCGCGCGATCACCCTGCCTTATCTGGTCATCTATTTATCGGGCAACTTCCATTTGAGCATCGCCGATATCGGCCTGGTCATCGGCAGCACGCTGATCATCGGGTCGCTGTTGAGCCTGTATGGCGGTTTCCTGGTGGACCGGATGTCCAGCTACCGGCTGATCCTGGTCTGCAGTGGCGTGTTCACCGCGGGTTTCCTCGGGACCTTTGTCGCGCGCGATCTCTGGCTGTTCTACCTGTGCCTGGTGTTGATCAACCTGGCCTACGCGGTCATCGATATCGCCGTGAAATCAGGCTTTGGCAGCCTGCTCCCCGCCGCCGGTCGGGGCGAAGTGTTTTCGATCAAATACACCCTGACCAATATCGGCTATGCCGTCGGCCCCTTTCTCGGCGCGGGACTGGCCGGGCTGGATATCAGCCTGCCGTTTCTGTTGTCCGCGGGGCTGGGCGCAGGGTTCTTTTTTATCTACTTCGTGTGGGGCGACAGGGGCTTGGCTGGCGTCGAGGCAAGCCAGCCCTCCGCGCCGTTCCTGGCCGTGGGCAGACTGTTGCTGCGCGATCGCCGGCTGGTGTGCTTTACCCTGGGCGGGCTGCTCAGCGCCGTGGTCTTCGGCCAGTTCACCGCCTATCTGTCGCAGTACCTGGTGGTGACCACCACAGCCGAAACCACCTACCGGATTATCAGCAGCATCGTGGCGACCAATGCCCTGACGGTGATCAGCCTGCAATACCTCATCGGCAGAAGAATCTCCCAGCAACACTTGAGCCTGTGGCTCGCCGCTGGGCTGGCGATGTTTGTCCTGGGGTTGGCGGGCTTCGCCCTGTCGACCACTCTGGTGTTCTGGGTGATCGCCATGGCCATTTTCACGCTCGGCGAGATTGTCGTGTTCCCCGCCGAATACATGTTCATCGACAACATCGCCCCGAGCCATCTGCGGGGCATGTACTACGGGGCGCAGAACCTGAACAACCTGGGGGCGGCATTGGGGCCGGTGCTGTGCGGGATGGTATTGGCGGCGCAGCCTGCCCACTACATCTTCTACATGCTGATGCTGTTCATTATCGCGGGCGGGATGCTGTACTTCCTGGGGGCTGCTCTTGCGGGCACTGCAGCGGCAGGGAGGGGGGACTGA
- a CDS encoding LysR family transcriptional regulator, translating to MFSSERLKGIDVFVCVAESGSFTAAAEKMNLTGSAISKSIARLEGRLGTRLFQRTTRRLSLTDAGMTFYRTCTGVLADLEEAELSLKAEASEVRGSVRIDLPGALGRAQVLPILLRLAQDHPALTPHISFSDGFVDPFKEGVDIVVRIGGADARPDTVGQRCLARERHLFCASPAYLARQGMPLTEHDLQQHQCIAYGWVDGRINPWNFTDDQGATTRRQVAAQLVVGNGEGIVTAVMAGCGIAQLPSWLVQQQLDEGTLVEVLAQRATEGMPINLAWIKSREALPKVRVLLEALVAGLTPIDDGDR from the coding sequence ATGTTCTCCTCCGAACGCTTGAAGGGCATCGATGTATTTGTCTGCGTGGCCGAGTCCGGCAGCTTCACCGCCGCCGCCGAGAAAATGAACCTGACAGGCTCTGCCATCAGTAAAAGCATCGCGCGCCTGGAGGGCCGGCTGGGTACTCGCCTGTTCCAGCGGACGACACGACGGCTGTCGCTTACCGACGCGGGTATGACCTTCTATCGCACCTGCACTGGCGTGCTGGCCGACCTGGAAGAGGCCGAGCTTTCCCTCAAGGCCGAAGCCAGCGAGGTCCGGGGCAGTGTTCGCATAGACCTGCCAGGGGCTTTGGGTCGCGCCCAGGTACTGCCGATCCTGCTGCGCCTTGCTCAGGATCATCCGGCCCTGACTCCGCACATTTCCTTCTCCGACGGTTTCGTCGACCCGTTCAAGGAAGGCGTGGACATCGTTGTGCGCATTGGCGGCGCGGACGCCAGGCCCGACACGGTGGGGCAGCGTTGCCTCGCCCGTGAGCGACACCTCTTTTGTGCCTCCCCCGCCTATCTGGCCAGGCAGGGCATGCCCCTGACCGAGCACGATCTGCAGCAGCATCAGTGCATCGCCTATGGCTGGGTGGATGGAAGAATCAATCCCTGGAACTTCACCGACGACCAGGGCGCAACGACGCGCCGACAAGTCGCCGCCCAGCTCGTCGTGGGCAATGGCGAAGGCATAGTGACGGCGGTGATGGCGGGCTGCGGAATCGCGCAGTTGCCGTCATGGCTCGTCCAGCAACAACTGGACGAAGGGACCTTGGTGGAGGTGCTTGCCCAGCGGGCAACCGAAGGGATGCCGATCAACCTGGCCTGGATCAAAAGCCGTGAAGCGCTGCCCAAGGTCAGGGTCCTGCTGGAGGCACTGGTCGCGGGGCTGACGCCGATTGATGACGGCGACCGATGA